Genomic segment of Microbacterium hydrocarbonoxydans:
GGTGCGTCCAGATCGTCGACCTGGAGCATCGAATCGACGAAGTAGACCAGCGGATGCGCGATCAGCTCATGGATGCCGGCGGGGGCTCCGTATTCCTGCAGATACTCGCGTGAGGCGTACATGCCCAGCGTGTAGTAGCCGAGTCGGATGGCTTCTGCGCGATGCACCTGGGGCTCTCCGACCACCACCTCGAGATCGAGCCCGGACCGGTGCTGCAAGGCACGGCGGGTGACGGCGACGATCTCGACGCTGAGCCGCGGATGCCTCCGTCGAAGTTGTGCGACCGCGGGAGCAATCACGAACGCGCTGAACCCGTCGGTGGCGGATATCCGCACGACCCCGGCGATCTGATCCACCTCGGCATCCCCGTCATGGATGCTCGCCATCGCCGTCTCGACGTCTTCGGCGGCTCGCGCCGCGCGCCGGCCGAGGTCCGTCAGCTCCCATCCGCCGGCGCTCCGTGCGAGCACCCGGCCGCCGAGATCCTTCTCGAGTGCGGCGATGCGCCGCGAGACGGTCGTGTGATTCAGGCCCAGCGTCTCGCCTGCCGTCGTGAAGCGACCTGCTCGCGCCACGGCGAGGAGGATCAGAAGGTCGTCGGGGTTCGGGGCGACGCTGCCGGGAGAAAGGCCCATATCTGCAATTCTGCACTTGATCTCTGCTGGACTGGTCATTGGCGCACAGTGGTGGGCGTGCGCATACTGGCGGAGGCCGCCCTGCTGAGGGGATTCGGCCCGCCGGGCAGTCGTCGACGATGACGCTGCAGAACACGAAGGAGTGCATTCATGGGCGCCAGGCAGACCGTCGTCCCCCAGACCGAGCCCCCGGTATCCGGGTTGAAGAAGATCGTGGCCGCCTCGATGGTGGGCACAGTGGTCGAGTGGTACGAGTTCTTCCTCTACGCCACCGCCGCGTCGCTCGTGTTCGGCACCTTCTTCTTCCCGAACGCCGGCACCGAGCTCGACGGCATCATCGCCGCCTTCCTCACCTACGCCGTGGGCTTCATCGCTCGTCCGCTCGGAGGCATCGTCTTCGGCCAGATCGGCGACAGACTGGGCCGCAAGCACACCCTGCAGATCACGATCATCCTGGTCGGGGTGGCCACCTTCCTCATGGGCTGCCTGCCCGGCTTCGACTCCATCGGCTACTGGGCGCCCGCTCTGCTGGTCGTCCTGCGGTTCATCCAGGGCTTCGCGGTGGGCGGCGAATGGGGTGGCGCGGTGCTGCTGGTGGCCGAGCAGAGCCCCGACAGGTCGCGCGCGTTCTGGTCGAGCTGGCCCCAGGCCGCCGTCCCGGTCGGAAACCTGCTGGCCACACTGGTGCTGCTGGGCATGTCGTGGGCGCTCCCGTCCGACCAGTTCCTCAGCTGGGGCTGGCGCGTGGCCTTCTGGGTGTCGGCGATCGTCGTCGTCATCGGCTACTACATCCGCACCCATGTCAGCGAAGCGCCGATCTTCCTCGAAGCACGCGCGCAGGTCGAGGCCGACAAGGCCGCCAGCTACGGAGTCCTCGAGGTCGTGCGCAGATACCCCCGCGGCATCTTCGGAGCCATGGGCCTCCGCTTCGCGGAGAACATCCTGTACTACATCATCGTGTCCTTCACGATCGTGTATCTGAAGACCGTGCACGAATACGACACGAGCCAGCTGCTCCTCGCGCTGCTGGTCGCACACGCGATCCACTTCCTGGTGATCCCGCAGGTCGGGCGTCTCTCGGATGTCTGGGGCCGCAAGCCCGTCTACCTGGCCGGTGCGCTGCTCGGAGCCAGCTGGGCCTTCTTCGCCTTCCCGATGTTCGACACTCAGAATCCGTTCGTCATCATCGCCGCCGTCACGATCGGGC
This window contains:
- a CDS encoding LysR family transcriptional regulator, which codes for MGLSPGSVAPNPDDLLILLAVARAGRFTTAGETLGLNHTTVSRRIAALEKDLGGRVLARSAGGWELTDLGRRAARAAEDVETAMASIHDGDAEVDQIAGVVRISATDGFSAFVIAPAVAQLRRRHPRLSVEIVAVTRRALQHRSGLDLEVVVGEPQVHRAEAIRLGYYTLGMYASREYLQEYGAPAGIHELIAHPLVYFVDSMLQVDDLDAPRRLVPGMLDSLSSTNVFVHVEATRAGAGIGFLPCFLADRHPDLVRILPDEFAERLPYWMVLRPDSLRQPAVAAVAAAIRDRTAAVSDALLGAAPAQPSR
- a CDS encoding MFS transporter, whose translation is MGARQTVVPQTEPPVSGLKKIVAASMVGTVVEWYEFFLYATAASLVFGTFFFPNAGTELDGIIAAFLTYAVGFIARPLGGIVFGQIGDRLGRKHTLQITIILVGVATFLMGCLPGFDSIGYWAPALLVVLRFIQGFAVGGEWGGAVLLVAEQSPDRSRAFWSSWPQAAVPVGNLLATLVLLGMSWALPSDQFLSWGWRVAFWVSAIVVVIGYYIRTHVSEAPIFLEARAQVEADKAASYGVLEVVRRYPRGIFGAMGLRFAENILYYIIVSFTIVYLKTVHEYDTSQLLLALLVAHAIHFLVIPQVGRLSDVWGRKPVYLAGALLGASWAFFAFPMFDTQNPFVIIAAVTIGLCFHALMYAGQPAIMSEMFPTRMRYSGVSLGYQVTSIVAGSLAPIIATALLQDFDSWLPVAVYVAAACAVTAIAVVTLKETRGVSLHDIDDADARKHGLNTPRVSAS